A portion of the Hoylesella buccalis ATCC 35310 genome contains these proteins:
- a CDS encoding site-specific integrase: protein MRTTFKVSFYLRSNYENKEGKSPVMLRVFLNGEMANFGSTKIFVDKSLWNNTTSRLKGRTAEALSANAALDSISTMLNNIYHKFEDDESLSLDKIRSFFVGKDREYTTFLPIFDKFNEDVRQRVGHTISKDSLQKYSVLRRHFAEFLIYKYGKKDIGLVEFTPSVVQDFELYLSTAAGCAYNTSVKKLKALKTVTIYAQKRGYLLHDPFLNHRFHLEPVNRGFLTDEEIMKIANKDFAIQRLELVRDVFIFSCFTGLAYIDVSNLTPDNIVTLDDKQWIMTKRQKTSVETNVLLLDIPKSIIAKYSHKTYRNGKLFPILTNQKTNAYLKEIADLCGIKKNLTFHLARHTFATMSLSKGVPMESVSKMLGHTNIKTTQIYARITNKKIEHDMEQLAGKLDKFNVAMGINSK, encoded by the coding sequence ATGAGAACAACTTTCAAGGTGTCCTTCTACCTACGCTCAAACTATGAGAACAAAGAAGGAAAGTCGCCTGTAATGCTCCGAGTATTCCTTAACGGAGAGATGGCTAATTTCGGATCTACGAAAATATTCGTGGACAAATCGCTGTGGAATAACACTACCAGCAGGCTCAAAGGTCGGACGGCAGAAGCCTTATCCGCTAATGCCGCATTGGACTCCATTTCCACAATGCTGAATAACATTTACCACAAATTCGAGGATGATGAATCCTTGTCATTGGATAAAATCCGCTCATTCTTTGTCGGGAAAGACAGGGAGTACACGACCTTTCTCCCTATATTCGACAAGTTCAACGAAGATGTCAGACAGCGTGTCGGACATACCATCAGCAAGGACAGCCTGCAAAAGTACAGCGTTTTAAGAAGGCATTTCGCAGAATTCCTTATCTATAAGTATGGGAAGAAAGATATTGGACTGGTAGAATTCACGCCATCCGTAGTACAGGACTTTGAGCTGTACCTGAGTACGGCGGCTGGGTGTGCCTATAACACATCAGTCAAGAAATTGAAGGCACTGAAAACCGTGACCATCTATGCACAAAAGCGTGGCTATCTTCTTCACGACCCCTTCCTCAATCATCGTTTTCACTTGGAGCCGGTAAACCGTGGCTTCCTTACGGATGAGGAAATTATGAAGATAGCCAACAAGGATTTTGCTATTCAACGCTTGGAGTTAGTAAGGGATGTTTTCATCTTTTCATGCTTCACAGGCCTGGCATATATCGACGTATCCAACCTTACACCAGACAACATAGTTACGCTTGATGACAAGCAGTGGATTATGACCAAAAGGCAGAAAACAAGCGTGGAAACAAATGTGTTGCTTCTTGACATTCCCAAGAGTATCATCGCCAAATACAGTCATAAGACCTATCGGAATGGCAAGCTGTTTCCCATCTTAACTAATCAGAAAACCAACGCATATTTGAAAGAAATTGCCGATCTTTGTGGCATCAAGAAGAATCTGACCTTCCATCTTGCCCGACATACGTTTGCAACCATGTCGCTCAGCAAGGGTGTTCCTATGGAAAGTGTATCGAAGATGTTGGGGCATACAAACATTAAAACTACACAAATTTATGCCCGTATAACCAATAAGAAGATAGAACACGATATGGAACAGTTGGCTGGCAAGTTAGACAAGTTCAATGTTGCTATGGGCATCAACTCAAAATAA
- the traN gene encoding conjugative transposon protein TraN, with amino-acid sequence MKKLILSMAMLAMVGATATAQENNDGLTPSRPLTSGELFQGMSRAIPTGRVVLPYGLDVTFDKTVHLIFPSAIRYVDLGSQNIIAGKAEDAENVLRVKASVKDFETETNMSVICEDGSFYAFNVKYADEPEKLSIEMKDFLSPADGRLPSNRSDIYFKELGNESPVLVKLMMQTIYQNDKRTIKHIGAHQFGMKFLLRGLYAHNGLLYFHTRMENGTNMPYSVDFITFKVVDKKMAKRTAIQEQVLQPLRAYHQVMQVRGMGSEYTVFALEQFSLAEDKQLEVTLYERNGGRTLTFYVTAEDLQIAKKIDNLKLKW; translated from the coding sequence ATGAAGAAACTTATTTTATCAATGGCTATGCTTGCCATGGTGGGAGCAACAGCCACAGCACAGGAAAACAATGATGGTCTGACACCAAGCCGTCCGCTTACTTCGGGAGAGCTTTTTCAAGGTATGAGCCGTGCCATACCAACGGGGCGTGTCGTACTGCCGTATGGTCTGGACGTAACCTTTGACAAGACCGTACACCTTATCTTCCCTTCTGCCATTCGCTATGTAGACTTAGGTTCGCAGAACATCATCGCAGGCAAAGCGGAGGATGCAGAGAACGTACTGCGTGTAAAGGCTTCGGTGAAGGACTTTGAGACGGAAACCAATATGAGTGTCATCTGTGAGGACGGCTCTTTCTATGCTTTCAACGTAAAGTATGCTGATGAGCCAGAGAAGCTCAGCATAGAGATGAAAGACTTCTTGTCACCAGCGGACGGAAGACTGCCAAGTAATCGCTCTGACATTTACTTCAAGGAACTCGGTAATGAGTCGCCCGTATTAGTAAAGCTGATGATGCAGACCATCTATCAGAATGACAAGCGTACCATCAAACACATCGGTGCACACCAGTTCGGCATGAAATTCCTGCTTCGTGGCTTGTATGCCCATAACGGCTTGCTGTATTTCCACACTCGTATGGAAAACGGCACGAATATGCCATACTCGGTGGACTTCATCACCTTCAAGGTGGTTGATAAGAAGATGGCAAAGCGTACCGCCATACAAGAACAGGTATTGCAGCCACTTCGTGCCTATCATCAGGTAATGCAGGTGCGTGGCATGGGCAGTGAATACACTGTGTTTGCGCTCGAACAGTTTTCTCTTGCAGAAGACAAGCAGCTTGAAGTGACGCTCTATGAAAGAAATGGCGGTCGTACGCTGACCTTTTATGTAACGGCAGAAGACCTGCAGATAGCAAAGAAGATTGATAACCTCAAACTGAAATGGTAG
- a CDS encoding DUF1896 domain-containing protein, producing MTTTKKELSYFRLKLEAYLGEHFPERVNENTFITARADEALTTYCDAIAQGFSHPEAEVMASEVLHRGLHFSKYDTLVSVLENEFEKELPSPLPERLTPMLLKNKAVQSVFDKYELIDDFGATPEYEKLYTELTGTIVLLIEVNGLPTIGGENMT from the coding sequence ATGACAACAACAAAGAAAGAACTTTCTTACTTCCGTTTGAAGTTGGAAGCGTATCTCGGAGAGCATTTTCCAGAGAGAGTGAATGAAAATACGTTTATAACTGCTCGCGCAGACGAAGCATTGACAACTTACTGCGATGCTATAGCACAAGGCTTTTCTCATCCCGAAGCAGAGGTAATGGCAAGCGAAGTGTTGCATCGAGGATTGCATTTTTCAAAGTATGATACACTTGTGTCTGTCTTAGAGAATGAGTTCGAGAAAGAACTGCCCTCTCCGCTCCCCGAAAGACTAACACCAATGCTTCTGAAGAATAAGGCTGTGCAAAGCGTTTTCGACAAGTATGAACTGATAGACGACTTTGGCGCAACTCCAGAGTATGAGAAACTCTACACCGAACTGACAGGTACCATCGTTCTGCTCATAGAGGTCAATGGTCTGCCAACGATAGGCGGTGAGAATATGACTTGA
- a CDS encoding conjugal transfer protein TraO: protein MKKNLILSACVAVAMTFSLPSHAQRLIPKQKGIEVVGSLPLIKGEKLLAKDNFGVGVSLTRYLKRENYSFVGVEYEQQNMPYRDYGVKLKDALLHLGYMHPILSDNGKNVLLYGGISALGGYEEINEDQKLLPDGATLLDRSHFVYGGAVHSSLEVFLTDRLLFLVKAQGRLLFGSDVHRFRPALSAGLRFNI, encoded by the coding sequence ATGAAGAAGAACCTTATTTTATCGGCTTGCGTGGCGGTGGCAATGACTTTCAGTCTGCCGTCGCACGCACAGCGACTCATTCCTAAGCAGAAAGGGATAGAAGTCGTTGGAAGTCTTCCCCTTATCAAAGGCGAGAAACTCTTAGCCAAGGATAACTTCGGCGTTGGCGTATCACTTACCCGCTACTTGAAACGAGAGAACTACTCCTTTGTAGGAGTTGAGTATGAACAGCAGAATATGCCGTATAGGGACTATGGCGTAAAACTCAAAGATGCGCTCCTGCACTTGGGCTATATGCACCCGATACTCTCCGACAATGGCAAGAACGTGCTTCTCTATGGTGGCATATCCGCATTAGGTGGTTATGAGGAAATCAACGAGGATCAGAAACTACTGCCCGATGGGGCTACGCTGCTCGACCGCTCACACTTCGTCTATGGCGGTGCCGTGCATAGCTCGTTGGAAGTATTCCTTACGGACAGGCTTCTGTTTCTTGTCAAGGCACAAGGGCGGTTGCTCTTCGGCTCTGACGTACATCGTTTCCGTCCTGCGCTATCAGCAGGACTTAGGTTTAATATTTAA
- a CDS encoding PcfK-like family protein, which yields MKGTEHFTRTIAEYLNQRAMTDPLFAPNLIKPNKNIEECITYILNEVQKSGCNGFDDDEIFSMAVHYYDEDNIEIGKPTNCQVMVNHMVELTEEEKAEARQEAIKQYQREELAKIQSRNARVKKTENIATQVQPSLFDF from the coding sequence ATGAAAGGAACAGAACATTTCACACGGACAATAGCCGAGTATCTTAATCAGCGTGCTATGACAGACCCATTATTTGCCCCTAACTTGATAAAACCGAACAAGAATATCGAGGAGTGCATCACCTACATTCTTAATGAAGTGCAGAAAAGTGGTTGCAACGGCTTTGATGATGATGAAATCTTCTCTATGGCTGTTCACTACTATGATGAGGACAATATAGAGATTGGCAAGCCTACCAATTGCCAAGTAATGGTCAATCACATGGTAGAACTCACAGAGGAAGAAAAAGCCGAAGCAAGGCAAGAAGCCATTAAGCAATATCAGCGTGAGGAACTTGCCAAGATACAGAGCCGTAACGCACGAGTTAAAAAGACTGAGAACATAGCAACCCAAGTACAACCATCACTATTCGATTTTTAA
- a CDS encoding PcfJ domain-containing protein produces MKPRNKFEKAVLEQSKHLRPITKQQSKWAFRECIDHFAYRLPKGRTTCMDCGHNWVMDKHRETCTCPRCRAKLQVKETYERKLQEKQYFTILTTCGEFQVLRMFLLVVGMEKGYKAQTSIIEIGQYWWNMQGRKAVVAIQRVLGHYVDTFSYYSPMAIRNDNEAYQHIAYSPIYPKFKVTDILRRNGFKDNFYGIVPTQLIPALLTDSRVETLLKAGRTDHLRYFLGNRRTFEELWQSYKIAVRNGYEIADISLWSDYADTLRRLGKDIHNPKFLCPTDLKGEHDRSHEELLRLREREEIEQKQKKAMEDEKRFKELKSKFFGIHFTDGTIQVHVLESVQEHLEEGATMHHCVFSNEYYLKEDSLILSATIEGKRIETIEVSLKSLEVVQSRGVCNKNTEYHDQIVNLVNANRDLISRRMKATA; encoded by the coding sequence ATGAAACCAAGAAACAAATTTGAAAAAGCGGTTTTGGAACAAAGCAAGCATCTTCGCCCGATAACCAAGCAACAAAGTAAGTGGGCATTCCGTGAGTGTATTGACCACTTCGCCTATCGCTTGCCAAAAGGTCGCACCACTTGTATGGATTGTGGGCATAATTGGGTAATGGACAAACATAGAGAAACTTGCACTTGCCCTCGTTGTAGGGCAAAGTTGCAGGTCAAGGAAACCTACGAGCGCAAGTTGCAGGAGAAGCAGTATTTCACCATACTTACCACTTGTGGAGAGTTTCAAGTATTGCGTATGTTCCTACTTGTTGTGGGTATGGAGAAAGGTTACAAAGCACAGACTTCTATAATTGAGATTGGGCAATATTGGTGGAATATGCAGGGACGAAAAGCTGTGGTTGCCATACAGAGGGTATTGGGACACTATGTTGATACCTTTTCCTATTATAGTCCTATGGCAATCCGCAACGATAATGAAGCCTATCAGCATATTGCCTACTCACCGATATATCCGAAGTTCAAGGTTACAGACATACTTCGCAGAAATGGTTTTAAGGATAATTTCTATGGCATCGTGCCTACCCAGCTTATTCCTGCATTGCTTACAGACAGCCGTGTGGAAACATTGCTAAAGGCAGGTCGAACAGACCATTTACGTTACTTTCTTGGCAACAGGAGGACTTTTGAGGAACTATGGCAGTCCTACAAGATTGCAGTCCGTAATGGCTATGAGATAGCAGACATTTCTCTTTGGAGTGACTATGCAGACACACTCCGCAGGTTGGGCAAGGATATTCACAACCCAAAATTTCTTTGCCCAACAGACCTTAAAGGCGAACACGACCGCAGCCACGAGGAACTTCTCAGATTGCGTGAAAGGGAGGAAATAGAACAGAAACAAAAGAAGGCAATGGAAGATGAAAAGCGTTTCAAAGAACTTAAATCCAAATTTTTCGGTATCCATTTCACGGACGGCACTATCCAAGTCCATGTATTGGAGAGCGTGCAGGAACATTTGGAGGAGGGAGCGACCATGCACCATTGCGTATTCTCCAACGAATATTATCTTAAAGAGGACTCACTAATCCTATCGGCAACCATTGAGGGCAAGCGGATAGAAACAATAGAAGTATCACTGAAATCATTGGAGGTGGTGCAAAGTCGTGGCGTGTGCAACAAGAACACGGAATATCACGACCAGATAGTAAACCTTGTGAATGCCAATCGAGATCTTATAAGTCGAAGAATGAAAGCGACTGCATAA
- a CDS encoding glycoside hydrolase family protein → MRTAKRFALFCIMCLLCQPILAQRRVRLADLPPFERAVVVVKYFEGLHRESCYPYVGYGHQLQPGERFTADMTERQADSLLRADLWKCFEHFKGYGKDALLLSLLAYNVGVGRLLGYGKHPKSRLLKKIEAGDRSFYREYVSFCRYKGKVLKGLVKRRQVEFALFFLP, encoded by the coding sequence ATGCGAACAGCTAAACGCTTTGCTTTATTCTGTATAATGTGCTTGCTCTGCCAGCCGATCCTTGCCCAGCGCAGGGTACGGTTGGCAGACTTGCCTCCTTTTGAGCGCGCCGTGGTGGTCGTGAAATACTTCGAGGGACTACACAGAGAGAGTTGCTATCCATACGTCGGCTATGGTCATCAACTGCAACCGGGCGAACGTTTCACGGCAGATATGACGGAACGGCAGGCGGACTCGCTCCTCCGTGCCGACCTTTGGAAATGCTTTGAACACTTCAAAGGATATGGCAAGGATGCCCTGCTGCTCAGCCTCCTTGCCTATAATGTGGGCGTGGGGCGATTGCTGGGGTATGGCAAACATCCCAAGAGTAGGCTACTCAAAAAAATAGAAGCTGGAGACAGAAGCTTCTATCGGGAGTATGTTTCATTCTGTCGATATAAGGGCAAGGTTTTGAAAGGTTTGGTCAAGCGCAGACAGGTAGAGTTTGCCTTGTTCTTTCTTCCTTAA
- a CDS encoding DUF3872 domain-containing protein, with amino-acid sequence MKKKILSSIWVMGVLSLAVFCLSACDRDLDVQQSYPFTVETMPVQKDIVKGQTAEIRCTLKRGGDFADTRYTIRYFQPDGKGTLKMDDRIVFKPNDRYPLTKDVFRLYYTSLSTDRQTIDVYVEDSFGKMQQLTFSFNNEKAEEKGKTNAAVTKASNDANS; translated from the coding sequence ATGAAAAAGAAGATATTAAGTTCAATATGGGTAATGGGCGTACTTTCCCTTGCCGTGTTTTGTTTATCTGCTTGTGATAGGGATTTGGATGTTCAGCAGTCTTATCCGTTCACTGTCGAGACGATGCCCGTTCAGAAGGACATTGTCAAGGGACAGACGGCAGAGATACGCTGCACGCTCAAGCGAGGGGGCGACTTTGCTGACACACGCTACACCATCCGATACTTCCAGCCCGACGGCAAGGGAACACTGAAAATGGACGATAGAATAGTGTTCAAGCCCAACGACCGCTATCCGCTCACAAAGGACGTTTTCCGCCTTTATTACACCTCGCTCTCCACCGACCGCCAGACGATTGACGTGTACGTGGAGGACAGTTTCGGTAAGATGCAGCAACTGACTTTCAGTTTCAACAACGAAAAGGCGGAAGAAAAGGGAAAGACCAACGCAGCAGTAACCAAAGCCTCGAACGATGCGAACAGCTAA